A stretch of the Vigna radiata var. radiata cultivar VC1973A chromosome 7, Vradiata_ver6, whole genome shotgun sequence genome encodes the following:
- the LOC106769121 gene encoding NADH dehydrogenase [ubiquinone] 1 beta subcomplex subunit 3-B, giving the protein MGSGKHTAEFFRRRDAWRKHPMLTNQFRHATPGLGIALVAFGFYLVGEQVYDRLNADSHVHVKAENHH; this is encoded by the exons ATGGGATCGGGAAAACACACGGCAGAGTTCTTCAGAAGAAGGGATGCGTGGAGGAAGCATCCCATGCTCACCAATCAGTTCCGGCACGCCACCCCTGGCCTTGGCATCGCCCTCGTCGCATTTGGCTTCTATCTCGTCGGCGAACAAGTCTACGATCGCCTTAATGCCGATTCTCATGTTCAC GTGAAAGCGGAGAACCACCACTAA